AGATTAGGGCACCAAAACGGCTTTTCTTACTCTTGATATAGCCCTGCTCCCAAAGCTCGCTCAGCCAAGTAACGGCTTGGGTTGCATGCTGTTCGACGAGCTGCGTCTGCTTGTCAGGAGCGAGTTTGTCGTCTGCCTTTAGCTTGGCGATGCCATTTGCCAAGACAGTCGCCAGTCGGTATTTGTTCGCTTCTCGCTTGTCGTAACCCGCATACTTGGTGAGCTGATCGAAAAACTCTTCGTAGCGATGCTTGAGAAGTAAGTTGTCGAAGGTCGTCCAAATCGCTCGGCTGGCCACTAAGCGGAGAGCCTTGGCGGCATTGGAAACGATTTGGTAGCCGTCGGACATCTCCTTGGAATCTGGCACCTTGCTGATCTCGACAGCATGTGCTGCAACGACATCTAGCTCGATCATCGCGTCTGCGTAGTGCAGTTGGTCAAGGTAACATTGGGCTCGTTCAATTCGGATTTGCCCAAGCTGGTGATACGCTACTCCCAGACCGGGAGCGCGCTGCAAAAGGTTTTCGAAGACTTCTTGCGATTGATCAAGCAATGCAAGGGCTTCTTCCGTTCGATGGATTTCCGTGTAGGCTTCGGCTACGGCATACAGCGCGTCTCCTTTGGCATAGAGCGAATCAATCGAGGGTTGCACTGACTGCTCGACGGACTGCTTCTCGTCGAACCGAGCAAGCGACTCCATCGCGCTGGTGTAGGATTGTTCTGCCTGCTCATGTTGCTCAAGAGCTGTGTGGAGTTGGCCTGCAGTCTTTTGCAACATCGCCATGCGTAGTAAGTCATCTGGCTGCGAGTCCATCTCATCGAGCAACGTTTGTGTGAGGTCGACGCCTTCCTCGATGGCTTCCAGTCCAAGATCGCGAGCCGCTCTCCTTGGGACTCCGATCTTCAGTTCGCCAAACTGGATTTGCAAATCGATATAGAGTCGGTAGTAATCAGGCACGTCCGGATAGTAACTGTCGACGTCCAGTATGATGTCGCGTCCCTCGATAATGCGATCAACGGCGTCGTTGCCCCGGCCTTGGTGGTAAAGGACTTCACCCTGTTGCAATTTGACCGTTGCTAGGTGATAACCGCCGCTGGCAAAGTAATCGTCAGATTCGTAGAGCGGCCTGAGTAATTGTTCCGCTTCGGCATACTTATCGAGTGAGGCATCGAATTTCCACTGTCCATTGCTTTGAATTGCCGCGTGCTGGAGCAAAACGCGTCCCAATCGGAGCTGGTTTTCTTGTGTCTCCTCCTCGGGTGCGACTTCTCGATAGCGGCGCAACACCTGCGTCGCTTGGGTGAGTTTCTCCGAGGCTTCCGCGAGCTTCCCAACCGTTCGCAATCGTTCTGATTCGCTTGCTAAGGCGTAGGCGTATCCGCGTTGATACTCACCATTTTTGGGTTGCTTCTCCGCTAAGGCAGAAACGCGTTTCAGGCCGTTCTTCAGCAACTGCTCAGCTTCTGGCCCCCGCTGACTGAAGACGAGCATGTCAGCGTAGTCAATCTCAGTAGCTGCATGATTGTATTGATAGTCGAGATTCTCCGGAAATTCTTCAGCCAACTCGCGATAACGCTTCCTCGCCGTGTCGTAAGCCTCTGCCGCTTTCTCGATATCCCCCATCTCGTAGTACGTTGCCGCCAACTGGAAGTAGGCTTCAGCTCGGTCGGCTCGCTCCGATTCACTCTCTGCCGCAACTTGGGAGAGCGCCTGGTAGTAGTTGATGGCAGACTCTTGCAACTCGCCACGAAAATCGCGCATGGGAAAACTTAGTAGCTCATCCGCTTGGCTAAGTTCCTGATAGTTTTTCAGCGAGTCCTTCGAGAGCGTCAACAGCTTTTCGACCCGCTTGCTTTGGCGATCCACTTCTTCCTTGGCGGCTACGGCGGATTCCTTGGCAGCACGTTCACGCTGATTAGCTTGGGAGAGAAAGTAAACGCCGCCAGCCGAAACCCCGAGCGCAACGACCAAAGTCGCCACCGCAGTGCTAACGAGTGTGCGATGTTTTTTTACCCAACGGCGTCCCCTGGAGAAAACAGACTCAGGTAGTGCAACCAGAGGTTCGTCTGCGAGCCAGGCTTCGATGTCTTCTCCCATTTGACGAGCTGCCGCATACCGATCCTCGGGACTCAGCTGCATGGCCTTCAAGCAAATGGCCTCGAGCCCGCGCGGGATTGCCGAATTCAACGCACGCGGTTTGGAGAACAATCCTCGCTGCACCCGCATCAGCACCTCTCCCACGTCTTTTCCGTCCTGCGGCGGTCTTCCGGTAAGCAACATGAAAAGAGTCGCCCCCAGACTGAATACGTCGCTCGCAGGGCCGAGCTCGTCGAGGCGGCCCGCAGCTTGTTCGGGGCTCATAAAGGCGGGCGTACCAATCGCCGAGCCCATCTGTGTGGGCGCAGAACCAGAACCTGACTGAGGTTGGATCACGGTTTCTGGCAAAGCTGGACCGATAAGATCGTCAGCCGTCGAATCCGTCGCAGAGGCACCAATCGCTTTGGCCAATCCCCAGTCGACCACCAGGGTTTCACCATACTGCCCCAGCATGATGTTGCTCGGTTTGATGTCACGATGCAAAACACCCCGGCTGTGGGCGTATTCGATGGCATTGCAGACGTCGATCAAGCGGGTTAGCAAGCGGCGTAATTGCAGATCGTCGGTGTCGCGAGTCCACACTTTGTCGGGGCTTTCGTGGAAACGCTCAATCCACTGACGCAAGCTATCGCCGCGGATGAATCGCATTGCGTAATACGGCCTACCGTCGGCATACTGCCCGAGCCCATAGATCGGCACGACGCCCGGGTGTTCGAGCCCACCCGTGATCTCTGCTTCTTGGAGAAAACGCGATCGACTATTCTTGTCGTCGGCATGGCGATCGAGCAACTCCTTGAGGGCGACTTCACGATTCAGCTCCGCATCACGTGCGACGGACACCTGCCCCAAACCGCCGGCGGCGTGTGGACGAAGCACGGCGTAACGAAGATCTTCACCCTCAGCTTGCTTTTTCGGAGCCGCCACCGTGGCGTGCGTGTCAGCCTTCTGAGGTGCTGGTGCCAAGTGGCCAAGACTGGCGTGGATGTCCCGGTCGTCGAGCGCGGCCAGATCGTACTGCAAGGAGGCAGTCGCGCGCATGGCGGCAAGGCTTTTGGCCGTGTCACCGGAATGCTGCTCGACGTGCTTGCTGACCAAAGCATCGATGACGGAGTGAGTCGCCGGGTCGAGGGCTCCGCTCTCAACAAGGTGCTCGTCCAACGGACGCTGCTTATCGAGCATCCATGAGTTCATTGCCGCGATGAGGTCGCTTTCAGAAATGAAATCCGTCTGAACGGCGAGAATGCCGAAGAGCAAGTTGCGGTCAGTGGAAACAGTGGCGGACATAAGTTAACCACAATACCTATTTGCCGGGCAACGTCCAGATACTGGTATTGCCATGCTGCCCAGGCCGGGCGGCTTCTCCAACGCGGCGTGCTAGAGACGCCACGGCACGATCCTCGGGATAGTCGAGCGCCAGGACGTTGACTCTCGCCATGGCTTCATCGATGTTCTCTTCTTCCAAAGCGGTGAGCGCCTGCTCGTGGCTATCGCAGCGCTTTTTCCAATCTTCCGGAGGATGAGAAACGAGCTGGTACAGGTCGATGGGCTCCTGGATGTTCACCACGCTCACTCGACCTAAGCGACGTGCCGAGAGGCTCTCAGGGAGTGATTCGAGCGTTGAAGCGGTCACTAAACAGTCAGCGCCGAGGTATTTCGTCGCCCCCTGAACTCGACTGGCGATATTCACCACGCCACCGAGCGGACCGTACTTCAATCTATGACGTGAGCCCGTATTGCCGACCCGGGCAATACCAGAGTTTAGCCCAATCCCAATCTCAACATCTTCTCCGAGGATTGTGCGCCACCTTTCACTCACCTCGCCTAGAGACTCTCCCATCTGACGCGCAGCTCGACAGGCAAGCGTGGCGTGATTGGGCTGTGAGACGGGAGCGCCCCACATGGCCATCAGTTCGTCGCCTATGTAGTCGACGAGTACGCCGTCGTGAGCTTTGACACATTCGCTAAGTGAACCCATAGCGTCCTGAATCAATGCCATTGTTTTTTCGGGACCTAGTCGCTCGCTGATACGACTGAAGCCGCGAATGTCCGCAAAGAGTACCGTCACATCAGCATCACGACCTTCAAGCAAATTAGGGTCTCGCTCGAGTTGTTCAGCCAGTTGCGGCGTGAAGAACTGCTCGAATTGCACGCGGGCGGCTAGAGCGGCTTGTTCCTCTTTTAGCCGAGCGAGTCCTGCTGCAATGCCTGTCGCCAGCAGTTCGACGAGCTTCGCTTCGAACGGATTGATATCAGGAACCCCGCCGCTCGATGAGGTGCCGCGACGGTCTCCGTACAGAGCGCCAATGACGTTACCATCTCCGTCGAGGATAGGAGCTGCGACCAACGCCGTTACGTCCTGCAAGCTGCGCGGAGTATCCGAACCCATGTTGGGGACATGACGAAATGTTCGTTTTTCCGTCCTCACCTTCGACAACAAGGTTTGACTTGGTGCCCAAGTGGAATCGGAAGCTTCGGAATCGGTCGAGTGCATCGCCTCAATGAACCAACGGTCCTCCGTGAAGCGAATCATCGCGGCTGTATCGAGCTGTACGATGCGGACAACTGCCTGTGCCGCTTGCTCAGGAAAGTCTCGCGAGTTGGCGGCACTCTGGAAGACGCCGAGGACAGTCTCCAACCAGCGAAGCAGCGACTCTTCATTGAGGGTCGCCCCTTCGGTGAGCAACGTGACTTCCGCAGTCGAAGCACGCTTACCGGGGGCGACGGTGCGTTCCGGCAAGCCTTCCAGGTCGAGTGCGTCCTCGTCCTCGGGCGGATCGACGCGCACCGCATACTCGCCAAATTGCACAAGCACCGGAATCGCAGCGGCGGCGGTTTCCCCCGGCTGCAGTGTCGTGTGGGGAGAGATACGAACAGGCAGGGAACCGCTGAGATTCTTCACGGTGACGGAGGTTTCGCCATCAGGGATGAGAGCGACGTGCGAGCGCGAGACCTCGACGTCGTCGATCGGGGTGACGATAACCCGTGCTCCGTCGGTATGGTCGACTCGAACAGCGGCGTCGGGTTCACCC
The genomic region above belongs to Lacipirellulaceae bacterium and contains:
- a CDS encoding adenylate/guanylate cyclase domain-containing protein yields the protein MSSIHSEPPDAASQLAPPVFVYHHRQRILATVLNTTLDIGRQREGEPDAAVRVDHTDGARVIVTPIDDVEVSRSHVALIPDGETSVTVKNLSGSLPVRISPHTTLQPGETAAAAIPVLVQFGEYAVRVDPPEDEDALDLEGLPERTVAPGKRASTAEVTLLTEGATLNEESLLRWLETVLGVFQSAANSRDFPEQAAQAVVRIVQLDTAAMIRFTEDRWFIEAMHSTDSEASDSTWAPSQTLLSKVRTEKRTFRHVPNMGSDTPRSLQDVTALVAAPILDGDGNVIGALYGDRRGTSSSGGVPDINPFEAKLVELLATGIAAGLARLKEEQAALAARVQFEQFFTPQLAEQLERDPNLLEGRDADVTVLFADIRGFSRISERLGPEKTMALIQDAMGSLSECVKAHDGVLVDYIGDELMAMWGAPVSQPNHATLACRAARQMGESLGEVSERWRTILGEDVEIGIGLNSGIARVGNTGSRHRLKYGPLGGVVNIASRVQGATKYLGADCLVTASTLESLPESLSARRLGRVSVVNIQEPIDLYQLVSHPPEDWKKRCDSHEQALTALEEENIDEAMARVNVLALDYPEDRAVASLARRVGEAARPGQHGNTSIWTLPGK
- a CDS encoding serine/threonine-protein kinase — encoded protein: MSATVSTDRNLLFGILAVQTDFISESDLIAAMNSWMLDKQRPLDEHLVESGALDPATHSVIDALVSKHVEQHSGDTAKSLAAMRATASLQYDLAALDDRDIHASLGHLAPAPQKADTHATVAAPKKQAEGEDLRYAVLRPHAAGGLGQVSVARDAELNREVALKELLDRHADDKNSRSRFLQEAEITGGLEHPGVVPIYGLGQYADGRPYYAMRFIRGDSLRQWIERFHESPDKVWTRDTDDLQLRRLLTRLIDVCNAIEYAHSRGVLHRDIKPSNIMLGQYGETLVVDWGLAKAIGASATDSTADDLIGPALPETVIQPQSGSGSAPTQMGSAIGTPAFMSPEQAAGRLDELGPASDVFSLGATLFMLLTGRPPQDGKDVGEVLMRVQRGLFSKPRALNSAIPRGLEAICLKAMQLSPEDRYAAARQMGEDIEAWLADEPLVALPESVFSRGRRWVKKHRTLVSTAVATLVVALGVSAGGVYFLSQANQRERAAKESAVAAKEEVDRQSKRVEKLLTLSKDSLKNYQELSQADELLSFPMRDFRGELQESAINYYQALSQVAAESESERADRAEAYFQLAATYYEMGDIEKAAEAYDTARKRYRELAEEFPENLDYQYNHAATEIDYADMLVFSQRGPEAEQLLKNGLKRVSALAEKQPKNGEYQRGYAYALASESERLRTVGKLAEASEKLTQATQVLRRYREVAPEEETQENQLRLGRVLLQHAAIQSNGQWKFDASLDKYAEAEQLLRPLYESDDYFASGGYHLATVKLQQGEVLYHQGRGNDAVDRIIEGRDIILDVDSYYPDVPDYYRLYIDLQIQFGELKIGVPRRAARDLGLEAIEEGVDLTQTLLDEMDSQPDDLLRMAMLQKTAGQLHTALEQHEQAEQSYTSAMESLARFDEKQSVEQSVQPSIDSLYAKGDALYAVAEAYTEIHRTEEALALLDQSQEVFENLLQRAPGLGVAYHQLGQIRIERAQCYLDQLHYADAMIELDVVAAHAVEISKVPDSKEMSDGYQIVSNAAKALRLVASRAIWTTFDNLLLKHRYEEFFDQLTKYAGYDKREANKYRLATVLANGIAKLKADDKLAPDKQTQLVEQHATQAVTWLSELWEQGYIKSKKSRFGALISSKPALEDIEEGQAFKALQGREDYQQLIKRIAEGKGGDK